The window GGTCGAAGACTTATCCTCCGTATTGTCATTTACCCATTCGCCGCAAAATTTCCCACCAACATCAAGCATTGGATCCTCGTTGGCGTTGTTTTCCGAGCGATTGAATATTCTGTCCATCACACTGCCCCTATGCGAAATTTCCAACCCCAGTGAAGCGCCGAATTTTCCGCTGCTTGCATTAGTGACGGATGTAGATCTTCCCCATTCGCCTCCGCGCTGCATACCGGTATAGTAGCCATCTGTGTCGAAGACGGCGAAGGAATCAAGCGTCACTTTGCCGTCCTCTTCGGCATAACCCGACAGCGCGCTGCCGGCGGCGTTCACACGGTCCCAGTGCTTCGGCGGAGCCTGCGTCACCATGTAGAGTTCGATGTTGTCCTCCACCGTGATGACCGTCGGCTCTCCCAGCACCAGACTCTCGCCGTCGAGGTCGGCGGCGACGATCCGCGGGACGAGATTGGCCGCCTTCGCGTCATTGACCGGAGTTGGCTGGCCTTGTGAATTGCTGCTGCCAAGTCTGATAAAGCCGTCATTGCTGTTCCATTCGTAGATGACCCAGTCAAGGTTCCCGCCGTTACCCAACTGTGTGACGCCGATCTGGCTGGGGTATGTAACAACGGCGGGCTGATTTGCCGAGGGATAGTTAAAATGCCCACAGGCCATGGAATAGCGCATGAAACTATTCGCCATCGCCCAGCCGTTGTGCTCCATATCCCAATAGCATATCGACGGATCTGAATCCAGCGCGACGCTGCCGTAACTTCCCGGCCATTTTGCCACAAAGAGCGTCGTGTCATGTTCGGTCTGAGAGGTGGCGGTGAACCACACCAGCTCCGGCACGCCGTCGCCGTCCAGATCGGCGAGCTCCGCGTCTATCGGCGGCATGGAACAATTTTCTCCGCTGATGCTCAGGCCGTCAAAGGTCCGCTCTCCCGTATCGTGGTTACCGCGGCGTATCGACCAGGAATCCAGCCCGCCGGTACATTCCAGCACGGTAAGGTACAGCGACGATTTCTGGTAATAGGCGCTCGTATCGGCATTTACAAGACAGAGCTCGTCCCTGCCGTCGCCGTTCAGGTCTCCCGCGGCGATACCGACGCTGTCGTTCTGCAGATACGACTGACCGACCTCCGAGTCATTCTCATATGGTTTGTTTATTTCGCCCTTGGCCAAATCGATGGAATATACATGGAGGCTGTTGTTATGTCCCAGCCCGTCCGGACCCTGCGCCATCGTATGATAGAGCGCGACCTCCTTGACGCCGTCGCCGTTGAAATCTCCGAGCGCCGTTCTCATGCTGCCGGCCGGTTTGACCTGCGTCAAGCCGCCAACTATATTCGAGGTGTCGCTGAAATGGTCGTCGTCGCGCCAGAAGTAAGTTATATTACCAGGATTTGAGTCGTTTTCGAGAAGGGATTTGCCGTCCACATAGAGCACCGCTATCCCCACCGCCTCATTGTCGCCCTTCGGCCTGCCGTTGGGGTTGTAGACATAGCTGATCACATAATCGGTGTAGCCGTCCCCGTTCCAGTCATACCCCTGTACATCGGTACAGACATTCATGTCGAGGGCCGGAGCGTCGACCCATGAGCCGTCGGCCTTGAATCTGTACTTATAGGCCGGAGCCGGCGCGCGTTTCCCGTCGGTGAGACAGGCTATCGACCGCAGACCGTTCTTATCCAGCAGTTCAATGGCAAGATAGGTAGAGCCGTTCTCCCCGTCTTTCATATATAAATATACGTTACAAACTACGCTGCGCGGCACGGCATACTCGCTCTGTGTGTAGAAGTCGGGAGATACCGTGATCTTTTCCGTGATCTGACCCGGACATGAGGCCATCGCGAAGACGCGGTTGTTGTCGTTGACATCCAGAATCAGCGTGTTACTTACATCCAAAAGCGTATCGCCGACTTTTTTGAGCGCCTCGTCGTTGGCGACGGATTCATTCTGCCCGCGGAAAGTTCTTATACTCCAATTATTGTCCATATAAGAGATCGTTGCCCGATTTTTGGGCACTATATGATATTTCCACGCGCCGTCCAGCGGATCGTTCGCTATCGACTCCGGTATCCCCGTGGAATCGGCGTCAGCCTTCAGCAAAGATCCGCCGGCATAGACCGCCGCGACAAGAGCGACGGAAAAGAGAGCCGCCATAAGATACTTTTGGAAAAGCCTGATTCCGTCTCTTTTAGGTCTCATTAAGCCACTTCCTTTCACATATTGTACAAAAATTAATATTAAATTGCCCGTAATATCATAAATTATAACAGAGATATTGTTAATTTTTTTGATTTTATTGCTTTTTTATAAAAAAACGGCAGTGCCGCTTGTCAGAAAATAATCACCGCTCTAAAAACCTCTGCCTCATTCTCCGGTATGATAAACTGAGACCACCGTCGACAAACCGGCGGAAAAAATCTTCAAAAAAGGGAGGCGTCGGGATGAGAGATCACGGCGTAAAACTCTACAACGTAATATTTCCAATATGGCTGCTGTGGCTCTTCCCGGGGACATGGCTCGTCGTCCTGCCCGCCTGTTTTCTCATAGATCTGCTCGTCGTCGCGCTGACCTTAAGATACCTGAGGGTGAAAGAGGCTGGCGAAAAGGTCAAAGCCGTCATCATTAAAGTCTGGCTCTGCGGCTTTGCCGCCGACCTCATCGGTACCGTGGGGATGCTCTCCACACTTTTTATGGACGGCCGCCGTTTCGGAGGATGGGTGGGAGATTGGCTGCGCTGGAACGTCGCCGCCGCCGTCGAGCGCAACCCCTTCGACAGCATCTTCGGCCTCCTGTGGGTGGCCGGCTGCGTCGCGCTAGCGGCCTTTTTCATCTATCTCTTCAATTACAGGTTCTGCCTCAGCAAAGCGGGGCTGGAGGAGGATGAAAAGAAAAAACTCGCCCTCTCGCTCGCGGTATTCACCGCCCCCTATCTTTTCTTCCTGCCGACGGAGTGGCTGTTCTATTAGGCGGGACACGCGTATCAATTAAAAAAGACAGGATATGCCGTTAACAATAAAATGATGTGAGAGCTGCGCTTCGCCCGCGGCTCCGTGAGACAAAGAGAACCCCTAAAGTACCGGACTCCGTGCCAGGCCATGAGTGACGGAAGGGGAGTTTGGTTTTGCCGCTCCGCCCTCCGAGACGAGCCAGAAGTAACAATAAAATGCGGCCGCCCCTTTTATCCCGGGGACGGCCGTCTTTTGAAGGTTTTTCGTTATCGCTTAGTTATCGTACTGTGACTGGTAGATCTTGACCACTGCTTTGTCGCCGTTTTCGGCCCGGAAGGTCAGCGTCGCGTCGCCAGAGGTGACGGGCTGGGATTCCAGCGTCACCCTGCGCCATTTTATATCATCAAGGTAGGTTTCGCCGTCCTGCGAGGCGTCATAGACGGTCATATTTGAGGAGGCGAGGTCCAGCAGGTTTTGTTTGTCATCGGCGGCTTTACAGAACCAATATTATGGCCTCAATAAATTTGCTCAGCTTTTATCTTTGAGCATTGACACTTCATGATTTTACGCATTATGTCCATTGTTTTGATATCACAGCTATTAACAGGGCAATGCATCAGCAGAATATGTATATTAAGCTATTTGGCATTGAAATTTTATACATATACGCATATGAAATATTGTAAGAACATGCTGTTATGTGCATAATTACTTAGCAAACAGTTAGCAAAAGGGGGTTTATCGTATGCAGAATATATTTTTTATTAAGAAAACCGCTTACAGCAAAGGAATCTCAGCCGCCGGACTGCCGGACGTCATTTCCCTTGCGCACAGACAGTGGAACACTCTCGGGCGCGTATTCGGGACGCTCTGCCTGTTACTTATCATCGTCTCAGCCGCTTGTGCCGAACCGGTGAAGATCAACGGCAAGAAGCTGGACGACGTGCAGGATATCCTCACAGAGACGATGGGAAGACGAAATTTCCTCAAGCATGACCTGATCCAAGCCCTTTGGTACAGACCGGACGACTCCAAAGACACGGGCTCGGACGTGCGTCTTTATCCCATGCGTTTCGACCCGGCGGCGGACAGCCACACCGAGAAGCCGCCCGTGGCTCTTTACGGGTCGCCACCCAAGGACAGCGAATGGACGTCGGGCATGCATCCGGCCATCACGACAAAGCCGGTGAACGGCGACAACGGCTACCGCGTCCTGCTGCCGGACTTCAGCCATAACGGCCATGACAGGCTCTATCATACCGGCGTGGTGCGTATGGACGAAAACGGCGATTTCAAAATCGACGGTGTGAGGGCGCTGCAAACCGATGTCCCGTCGGGGAACGTTTACCCTACCGGTACGACAGCGGGACTTTTCGTCGACGGTGAAGAGGCGGAGAGCTTCGTCGCCGCGCGGATGACGGTAGCCGCAGGCGGGAATACGCACCTCGGCGACAAGGTCACCACCTACAACTTTTACCTTGAATTTCTTGACGGGCGCAAGCTGAACGACGGCACCAACAACTCGCCGATGGCCTTGAGCCTTCCGCTTGGCTCGGCCACCGCCCTGTGCCCTAGCGTCCGCGTCGCGGCGGGAGATTTCGACAACGACGGAAAGGCCTCCGAGGTCGCCTGCATCTTCTCCGGCCCCGGCAGTGGCTATATGTTCCAAATATATAAGATCACGCGCGACGCAAACGGCTCGTTCAGAGCCAGCAAGCTCTATGAGCACGACTGCGGACAGAGGGATAACAGCGGGAAGAACATCGACGGCTGCGACGTAGCGGCGGGGGACTTCAACGGCGACGGGAAGCAGGAGGTCGCGGCGGTCTTCAACGACCTTAACGGTGAAAAAAGTGGATACGCAACGGTGCAGATCTTCTATTACAGCGACGGTGAATTCAAAACTGAGTGGAACAACAGCGTACGCGGGACGACGACCACCGGCTGGGCGGCACGACCGCATCGGTATATGAGAAATTCTATGGCCTGCTCGCCGCCGCGGGCGACCTGGACGGCGACGGGAAAGACGAGATCATCTACGCCGCACCGCACTACGGCGGCAATAACTTGGCCGGTCAGGGGAACGTCCTCCTCTCCGTGTGGAGCGCGGACGACAATTTTTCCCCCTCTGAAAGGTATTTAATGAGGACGGGCAATTACCTGCAGCAACACGGAGCCATGCCTTATTACACACTCCAGTTTCTCTCCCTCGCGGCGGCGCCGCTTTCGGGGAATCTGAACGCAAGCGGCATGGCCTGCTCCGACGTGCTTCTATCTCTGGCGCTGCGTGAGGCTAACCTTAAATCGGACGACGGAAACATCCTCTGGCTCTACAAGAGCAGGCTCTCCGGCACGAGCTTCAGCGGATTTCAGAACGGCGTAAAGCTCTTACGTGAGGATAAAGGTTTCGCGGCAGCGCCGATGACGGCGAACTTCGCGAAGGAGTCTCTGCTTCTGGGCGAGCCGACCCACATGGTTGTGCGCAGCAGGAAAAGTTACGCCTCCGTGATGCAGGCGCCGCCGTACCACGTAGACTATATCACAGCGCCGTGGAGCGACTCTGGGAGCCCCGCGCTCACAAACTTCTCCTACACGGGCAGCAGCGTGACCTACGAGAAAAACAACACTGAGAGCCAGACGAAGGACATCGCCTTTGACGCGCGGCAGTTCACAGAGCGCGGCGTCGACGTCGGCGGCAGCGCGACGGCGACGGTAAAGAAGCTGGCGGGCTTCTCCGTCGGCGGCAGCGCCTCGCTCGGCTGGAAGAA is drawn from Cloacibacillus porcorum and contains these coding sequences:
- a CDS encoding Synerg-CTERM sorting domain-containing protein, which codes for MRPKRDGIRLFQKYLMAALFSVALVAAVYAGGSLLKADADSTGIPESIANDPLDGAWKYHIVPKNRATISYMDNNWSIRTFRGQNESVANDEALKKVGDTLLDVSNTLILDVNDNNRVFAMASCPGQITEKITVSPDFYTQSEYAVPRSVVCNVYLYMKDGENGSTYLAIELLDKNGLRSIACLTDGKRAPAPAYKYRFKADGSWVDAPALDMNVCTDVQGYDWNGDGYTDYVISYVYNPNGRPKGDNEAVGIAVLYVDGKSLLENDSNPGNITYFWRDDDHFSDTSNIVGGLTQVKPAGSMRTALGDFNGDGVKEVALYHTMAQGPDGLGHNNSLHVYSIDLAKGEINKPYENDSEVGQSYLQNDSVGIAAGDLNGDGRDELCLVNADTSAYYQKSSLYLTVLECTGGLDSWSIRRGNHDTGERTFDGLSISGENCSMPPIDAELADLDGDGVPELVWFTATSQTEHDTTLFVAKWPGSYGSVALDSDPSICYWDMEHNGWAMANSFMRYSMACGHFNYPSANQPAVVTYPSQIGVTQLGNGGNLDWVIYEWNSNDGFIRLGSSNSQGQPTPVNDAKAANLVPRIVAADLDGESLVLGEPTVITVEDNIELYMVTQAPPKHWDRVNAAGSALSGYAEEDGKVTLDSFAVFDTDGYYTGMQRGGEWGRSTSVTNASSGKFGASLGLEISHRGSVMDRIFNRSENNANEDPMLDVGGKFCGEWVNDNTEDKSSTSSYTFSYKADRDDQLYYRANDYNICRYPVIFPEDKKFITVSDDNGEKYQAQNYIQFVIPTETASTFTPTPGRSISWYEPLHDNYNLFTYPRRLSDITGYPQGTEEKLAVDKYNPWADINGKVFVDGTGNVIGNLDASEFRLDASSNTTNSEMSSSRYTLGGYVYFHPTVGQHFPFGNREGTIKFDMEGDGTWGTDTTTTTDVSEMFSVTMAWPGARNYTMYTEDWTAADMQFESDIAYFTQDDGALCVGYAVPKLESFQSKIWGSGSPYNTHADPGLLLPFRWSNDIKNKSAGQNLESMIYYLAENDNPNTSHQMRGLSFEMTDGGALASTADHQGTATKLLECGQKYNLRLRVINYSFVDTGEVKVKFYYQPWNDGGENYPAESPEFDGRCEEIHSDDGNPAAAIDAIKGRKNKETGDNWEYAVLNGWTAPKDTGLGWLHAVISYNGEQLSTDNDHGCVLVGSYRPEDFYGTVSAQAKNVSRAASISVESYPDIAITGVTAYEMAKDGTVSQEPLTIDEKSRSKKMKIDVRVKYTGGRLNIGGEEKEINYVPLLRVGLLAGKRGVNRSLLGATEFPLIRAGEERTFSFVYDPKLCDYDNGVAVRAFSPYLFASEQRDPRSQYKVLWNSIEHDGGSGGCGVGLGALALLALLPLAWRKKR
- a CDS encoding FG-GAP repeat domain-containing protein, whose product is MQNIFFIKKTAYSKGISAAGLPDVISLAHRQWNTLGRVFGTLCLLLIIVSAACAEPVKINGKKLDDVQDILTETMGRRNFLKHDLIQALWYRPDDSKDTGSDVRLYPMRFDPAADSHTEKPPVALYGSPPKDSEWTSGMHPAITTKPVNGDNGYRVLLPDFSHNGHDRLYHTGVVRMDENGDFKIDGVRALQTDVPSGNVYPTGTTAGLFVDGEEAESFVAARMTVAAGGNTHLGDKVTTYNFYLEFLDGRKLNDGTNNSPMALSLPLGSATALCPSVRVAAGDFDNDGKASEVACIFSGPGSGYMFQIYKITRDANGSFRASKLYEHDCGQRDNSGKNIDGCDVAAGDFNGDGKQEVAAVFNDLNGEKSGYATVQIFYYSDGEFKTEWNNSVRGTTTTGWAARPHRYMRNSMACSPPRATWTATGKTRSSTPHRTTAAITWPVRGTSSSPCGARTTIFPPLKGI